From a single Streptomyces liliifuscus genomic region:
- a CDS encoding alginate lyase family protein: MAEHNKHRISRRSALRIAGGVAAAGAVGGIAVSLGGGDSADAAQSGASPSPGESAGKPVFAHPGMLHNAGDLNRAKVRVAARREPWTAGWQRLTANRHSASTWTPRPQATVVRGGTGQNYVTLYNDIHAAYQNALRWRIAGTKENAEAAVAILNAWSATLTTVTGNADRFLAAGLYGYQFANAAELVRDHDGFDLARFRKMMLKVFHPMNEDFLTHHNGAVITNYWANWDLCNVASVMAIGILCDDRALFDRAVEYFKKGAGNGSIGNAIPFVHESDDLAQWQEAGRDQGHTAMGMGQMGAICEMAWNQGVDLYGYDDSRFMKAAEYVAKYNLGGDVPFTKYSWRSGTGRGKYNEQSVISGIARGETRPVWEILHYHYARRRRLSVPNITAMAEKVRAEGGGGDYGPNSGGFDQLGFGTLLYAK; this comes from the coding sequence GTGGCAGAGCACAACAAGCACCGCATCAGCCGTCGCAGCGCGCTCCGGATCGCCGGTGGTGTCGCCGCCGCGGGAGCCGTCGGGGGCATCGCGGTCTCGTTGGGCGGAGGTGACTCGGCCGACGCGGCGCAGAGCGGTGCCTCCCCGTCGCCCGGCGAGTCCGCCGGGAAGCCGGTCTTCGCGCACCCCGGCATGCTGCACAACGCCGGCGACCTCAACCGGGCCAAGGTGCGCGTCGCCGCCCGCCGGGAGCCCTGGACCGCGGGCTGGCAGCGGCTGACCGCCAACCGGCACTCCGCGAGCACCTGGACCCCCAGGCCGCAGGCCACGGTCGTCCGCGGCGGCACCGGCCAGAATTACGTGACCCTCTACAACGACATCCACGCCGCCTACCAGAACGCCCTGCGCTGGCGGATCGCGGGCACGAAGGAGAACGCCGAGGCGGCCGTCGCGATCCTCAACGCCTGGTCGGCCACGCTCACCACGGTCACCGGCAATGCCGACCGGTTCCTGGCCGCCGGGCTCTACGGCTACCAGTTCGCCAACGCCGCCGAGCTGGTGCGCGACCACGACGGCTTCGACCTGGCCCGCTTCCGGAAGATGATGCTCAAGGTCTTCCACCCCATGAACGAGGACTTCCTCACCCACCACAACGGCGCCGTCATCACCAACTACTGGGCCAACTGGGATCTGTGCAACGTGGCTTCGGTCATGGCGATCGGCATCCTCTGCGACGACAGGGCCCTGTTCGACCGCGCGGTGGAGTACTTCAAGAAGGGCGCGGGCAACGGCTCGATCGGGAACGCCATTCCCTTCGTCCACGAGTCCGACGACCTCGCCCAGTGGCAGGAGGCAGGCCGCGACCAGGGGCACACCGCGATGGGCATGGGCCAGATGGGCGCGATCTGCGAGATGGCCTGGAACCAGGGCGTCGACCTGTACGGCTACGACGACAGCCGGTTCATGAAGGCCGCCGAGTACGTCGCCAAGTACAACCTCGGCGGCGACGTGCCCTTCACCAAATACAGCTGGCGCAGCGGCACGGGGAGGGGCAAGTACAACGAGCAGTCTGTGATCTCCGGCATAGCGCGTGGAGAGACTCGTCCCGTTTGGGAGATCCTGCACTACCACTACGCGCGCCGCCGTCGGCTCTCCGTTCCGAACATCACGGCCATGGCTGAGAAGGTGCGTGCGGAAGGCGGAGGCGGTGACTACGGGCCGAACAGCGGCGGCTTCGACCAGCTCGGCTTCGGGACGCTGCTCTACGCCAAGTGA
- a CDS encoding serine hydrolase domain-containing protein, which translates to MHVRIRTACAALVVLGLTAGPLAGTALAAPTPTAVVQETVSPKTDKALREALKGIPDKDTTAALVRVGGKAGKWRGSAGVHDLASGRKALEHGRFRAGSTTKVVTSAVVLQLAAEGRIDLDEHVQTYLPGLLSKAFKPITVRQLLTFTSGLRPGATLGDVNGEGYERRFETLTPEAVVASSVAAGPAFCPGERQQYSNIDYTVLGLLIEKVTGDTYEHQAAVRVLRPAGMRHTSFPGGPDPRIHGPHNRGYQILADGRLVDATEWNMSDRWAAGDMISTTEDLERLLFALFRGRLVPQPLLDKEMFTLPDVPNATMSAGLQQYKVDENTVLWAKSGARPGYSTVIAATRNLSRTLVYSVNATDAKSEEMNPVAERILWAAFGTGT; encoded by the coding sequence ATGCATGTCCGTATCCGTACCGCCTGTGCCGCCCTCGTGGTCCTGGGACTCACCGCGGGGCCCCTGGCCGGGACCGCGCTCGCCGCCCCCACCCCCACGGCGGTCGTACAGGAGACCGTGAGTCCGAAGACCGACAAGGCCTTACGCGAAGCTCTGAAGGGAATTCCGGACAAGGACACGACGGCCGCGCTGGTACGGGTCGGGGGCAAGGCCGGCAAGTGGCGCGGCAGCGCAGGGGTGCACGACCTGGCGAGTGGCCGCAAAGCTCTGGAGCACGGGCGCTTCAGGGCCGGTTCGACCACCAAGGTGGTCACTTCGGCCGTCGTGCTGCAGCTCGCCGCCGAAGGCAGGATCGACCTGGACGAACACGTCCAGACCTACCTCCCCGGCCTCCTCTCCAAGGCGTTCAAGCCCATCACCGTACGGCAGTTGCTGACCTTCACGAGTGGGCTGAGGCCGGGAGCGACGCTGGGCGACGTGAACGGTGAGGGGTACGAGCGGCGGTTCGAGACGCTGACCCCCGAGGCGGTCGTGGCCTCGTCCGTCGCCGCCGGCCCCGCCTTCTGCCCGGGCGAGCGGCAGCAGTACAGCAACATCGACTACACGGTGCTCGGCCTGCTCATCGAGAAGGTCACCGGCGACACGTACGAACACCAGGCGGCCGTACGGGTCCTGCGGCCGGCCGGAATGCGTCACACGTCCTTCCCCGGCGGGCCCGACCCGCGTATCCACGGCCCGCACAACCGCGGCTACCAGATCCTGGCGGACGGCAGGCTGGTGGACGCCACCGAGTGGAACATGTCGGACCGGTGGGCCGCGGGCGACATGATCTCCACGACCGAGGACCTGGAACGCCTGCTCTTCGCACTGTTCCGCGGCCGGCTGGTCCCCCAACCCCTGCTGGACAAGGAGATGTTCACGCTCCCCGACGTACCGAACGCGACGATGAGCGCCGGGCTCCAGCAATACAAGGTCGACGAGAACACCGTCCTGTGGGCCAAGTCCGGTGCCAGGCCCGGCTACAGCACGGTGATCGCCGCCACCCGCAATCTGTCCCGCACCCTCGTGTACTCGGTGAACGCGACCGACGCGAAGAGCGAGGAGATGAATCCGGTGGCGGAGCGGATCCTGTGGGCGGCGTTCGGAACCGGAACCTGA